The proteins below are encoded in one region of Streptomyces puniciscabiei:
- a CDS encoding acyl-CoA dehydrogenase family protein gives MDMRYTPEQADLKRRAADYARLLMRHEEQSEQAGGPLPQQLVTELTRAAMDARVYAINMPAEWGGAGLSLLDQVIVEEEFGKVTNCLWDIPWRPANVLAYGDERQREKYLLPVIRGERFDAFAVTEPGAGSDPSSGTSTATRTDGGWLLNGEKWFVTCGDIADFLLVQADAGPDRLPTLFFVDKAAPGVEITRVPRFMHSAVNGHPEFTFTDVFVADEDVLGGVGKGYELTKEWFTDERLMIAARTVGAAERALELGRDWAVEREQFGAPIASYQLIQGMLADCAVDIAVNRAYTHQVAWEADQPDTDRKTLHAKAATAKLAASEAAGRVADRCLQIFGGRGYDRTYPVERMYRELRVDRIWEGTSEIQRLIIARELIKRGTRALALPTH, from the coding sequence ATGGACATGCGCTACACCCCCGAGCAGGCCGATCTGAAGCGCCGCGCCGCCGACTACGCACGCCTGCTGATGCGCCACGAGGAGCAGTCCGAGCAGGCCGGCGGCCCGCTGCCGCAGCAGCTCGTCACCGAGCTGACCCGGGCCGCCATGGACGCCCGCGTCTACGCCATCAACATGCCCGCCGAATGGGGCGGAGCCGGCCTCTCCCTCCTCGACCAGGTCATCGTCGAGGAGGAGTTCGGCAAGGTCACCAACTGCCTGTGGGACATCCCCTGGCGCCCGGCCAACGTGCTCGCGTACGGCGACGAGCGACAGCGCGAGAAGTACCTGCTGCCCGTCATCCGGGGCGAGAGGTTCGACGCGTTCGCGGTCACCGAGCCGGGCGCCGGATCGGATCCGTCCTCCGGCACCTCCACGGCGACCCGCACCGACGGCGGCTGGCTGCTCAACGGGGAGAAGTGGTTCGTCACCTGCGGCGACATCGCCGACTTCCTGCTGGTGCAGGCGGACGCCGGCCCGGACCGGCTGCCCACCCTCTTCTTCGTCGACAAGGCCGCGCCCGGCGTCGAGATCACGCGGGTCCCGCGCTTCATGCACTCCGCGGTCAACGGGCATCCCGAGTTCACCTTCACCGACGTCTTCGTGGCCGACGAGGACGTGCTCGGCGGCGTCGGCAAGGGCTATGAGCTGACCAAGGAGTGGTTCACCGACGAACGCCTGATGATCGCCGCCCGTACCGTCGGCGCGGCCGAGCGTGCCCTGGAACTGGGCCGTGACTGGGCGGTGGAGCGCGAGCAGTTCGGGGCGCCGATCGCCTCGTACCAGCTGATCCAGGGCATGCTCGCGGACTGCGCGGTGGACATCGCGGTCAACCGTGCCTACACCCACCAGGTGGCCTGGGAGGCCGACCAGCCCGACACCGACCGCAAGACGCTGCACGCCAAGGCCGCCACCGCCAAGCTCGCGGCCAGCGAGGCCGCCGGCCGGGTCGCCGACCGCTGCCTGCAGATCTTCGGCGGCCGGGGCTACGACCGCACCTACCCCGTCGAGCGCATGTACCGGGAGCTGCGCGTCGACCGGATCTGGGAGGGCACCTCCGAGATCCAGCGGCTGATCATCGCACGCGAGCTGATCAAGCGCGGCACCCGGGCCCTGGCTCTGCCCACGCACTGA
- a CDS encoding acetate--CoA ligase family protein, with product MGRDLSALFDPVSVAVVGASDDPAKYGHAIAAQALRANGHRPVHLVNRRGGTVLGRTAAPTLSAIGDVVDLAVVSVPAAAFEDAVDEALRCGARAIVAITAGFAETGEAGRARQHAVAERVRAAGAVLVGPNCLGLADNTTDLFLTSDTFTPGGVALLSQSGNLALELQLRFRPHALGFSRFVSLGNQADVTLVDLLADCARHEGTRAVAVYAEDFADGRAFAEAAAAAGKPVVLLTGGRGDASARSAQSHTGALTTSADVVAAACRDAGVELVATPRELTVALAALTGGRRAAGHRVAVLTDGGGHGVVAADAAETAGLTVPELHEPTRARLRTALWEQSAVSNPVDLAGMGEQDPGSYAETVAALLAAEEVDAVLMTGYFGGYAAAGGGLGGGGTALAAGEQQAARLIAARHRATAKPLVVQSMYPESPSCRTLVAAGIPVFAATEDAARALAATAPGAPRTGVAPLPRPAAPLHECGYLQTRSALEAAGVAFPAAREIHDEAELLAVTGEFGGPYVLKALHLLHKTDAGGVALGLAGRDELLAAFREMHARLGAPTYSVEAMADTTGGVELIVGVNRDPRFGPVAMVGLGGVLAEALRDIAFALAPVSADRALQLLRGLRTAALLDGVRGRPAVDITAAAAAVETITSFAAAHPEIAELEVNPLLVSPHGVLALDSRAVLA from the coding sequence ATGGGACGCGACCTGTCCGCACTCTTCGACCCCGTCTCCGTCGCCGTCGTGGGAGCCAGCGACGACCCGGCCAAGTACGGCCACGCCATCGCCGCCCAGGCCCTCCGGGCCAACGGCCACCGCCCCGTCCACCTGGTCAACCGCCGCGGTGGCACCGTGCTCGGAAGGACCGCGGCCCCCACCCTGAGCGCGATCGGCGACGTGGTCGACCTGGCGGTGGTCTCCGTGCCCGCAGCCGCATTCGAGGACGCCGTCGACGAGGCCCTGCGGTGCGGGGCTCGTGCGATCGTCGCGATCACCGCGGGCTTCGCGGAGACCGGCGAGGCGGGCCGCGCCCGCCAGCATGCCGTCGCCGAACGCGTACGCGCCGCCGGTGCCGTACTGGTCGGGCCCAACTGCCTCGGCCTGGCGGACAACACCACGGACCTCTTCCTGACCTCCGACACCTTCACCCCGGGCGGGGTCGCCCTCCTCAGCCAGAGCGGCAACCTGGCCCTGGAGCTCCAGCTCCGCTTCCGGCCGCACGCCCTCGGCTTCTCCCGCTTCGTCTCCCTGGGGAACCAGGCCGACGTGACGCTCGTCGACCTGCTCGCCGACTGCGCCCGGCACGAGGGCACCCGGGCCGTCGCGGTCTACGCGGAGGACTTCGCCGACGGACGTGCCTTCGCCGAGGCGGCCGCAGCGGCCGGGAAACCCGTGGTGCTCCTCACCGGCGGACGCGGCGACGCCTCCGCGCGCAGCGCCCAGTCGCACACCGGGGCCCTGACCACCTCGGCCGACGTGGTGGCCGCCGCCTGCCGGGACGCCGGTGTGGAACTGGTCGCCACCCCGCGCGAACTCACCGTCGCCCTGGCCGCGTTGACCGGCGGGCGCAGGGCGGCCGGCCACCGGGTCGCCGTGCTCACGGACGGCGGCGGCCACGGCGTCGTCGCCGCCGACGCCGCCGAGACGGCCGGGCTGACCGTGCCCGAACTCCACGAGCCGACCCGCGCACGCCTGCGCACGGCCCTGTGGGAACAGTCGGCCGTCAGCAACCCGGTGGACCTCGCGGGGATGGGCGAGCAGGACCCGGGCTCGTACGCGGAGACCGTCGCCGCGCTGCTGGCGGCCGAGGAGGTCGACGCCGTCCTGATGACCGGCTACTTCGGCGGCTACGCGGCCGCCGGGGGCGGGCTCGGGGGAGGGGGTACGGCGCTCGCGGCCGGGGAACAGCAGGCCGCACGCCTCATCGCGGCCCGGCACCGGGCCACCGCCAAGCCCCTCGTGGTGCAGTCGATGTATCCCGAGTCGCCCAGCTGCCGCACCCTCGTCGCCGCCGGCATCCCGGTCTTCGCCGCCACCGAGGACGCCGCTCGCGCCCTCGCCGCCACCGCACCCGGCGCACCGCGCACCGGCGTCGCGCCCCTGCCCCGACCCGCCGCCCCCCTGCACGAGTGCGGCTATCTGCAGACCCGCAGCGCCCTCGAAGCGGCCGGAGTCGCCTTCCCCGCCGCCCGGGAGATCCATGACGAGGCGGAACTGCTCGCGGTGACCGGGGAGTTCGGCGGCCCCTATGTCCTCAAGGCCCTGCACCTGCTGCACAAGACCGACGCGGGCGGTGTGGCGCTGGGCCTGGCCGGGCGCGACGAACTGCTCGCCGCCTTCCGCGAGATGCACGCCCGGCTCGGCGCCCCCACCTACTCCGTCGAGGCCATGGCGGACACGACGGGCGGAGTCGAGCTGATCGTCGGCGTCAACCGGGACCCCCGCTTCGGTCCCGTCGCCATGGTGGGGCTGGGCGGAGTGCTGGCCGAGGCCCTGCGCGACATCGCCTTCGCCCTGGCCCCGGTATCCGCCGACCGCGCCCTGCAGCTGCTGCGCGGACTGCGCACCGCCGCCCTCCTCGACGGGGTGCGCGGCAGACCCGCCGTCGACATCACCGCGGCCGCCGCTGCCGTGGAGACGATCACCTCCTTCGCCGCCGCCCACCCGGAGATCGCCGAGCTCGAGGTCAACCCCCTGCTCGTGAGCCCCCACGGAGTCCTCGCCCTCGACTCCCGCGCCGTACTCGCCTGA
- a CDS encoding ferredoxin, with the protein MKLLLDSTRCQGYGLCQEPAPELIDIDEWGYAQVRVHDVPPGSEDAAEAAVAACPNSALKLVK; encoded by the coding sequence ATGAAACTCCTGCTGGACTCCACCCGCTGCCAGGGCTACGGCCTGTGCCAGGAACCCGCCCCGGAACTGATCGACATCGATGAGTGGGGTTACGCGCAGGTGCGGGTCCACGACGTGCCGCCCGGCAGTGAGGACGCCGCCGAGGCCGCCGTCGCCGCCTGCCCCAACTCCGCCCTGAAGCTGGTGAAGTGA